From Hydra vulgaris chromosome 07, alternate assembly HydraT2T_AEP, a single genomic window includes:
- the LOC136082655 gene encoding uncharacterized protein LOC136082655 → MINPKDRFKIECFNCILDSAINSIEERFNQLNKHSDAFQFLYDIANIKKDFSKESLREKCLNLQKILSTDTSADIDGMELLDELLVLSELIEPKMSPLKELEFILRNNNFTPNVSIALQILLKQPVSVASGERSFSKLKLIKDYLRSTMSQNCLTGLFLISIESDIAKKLDFTELLYKL, encoded by the coding sequence ATGATAAATCCAAAAGATAGATTTAAAATAGaatgttttaattgcattttgGATAGTGCTATAAACTCGATTGAAGAAAGATTTAACCAGTTAAATAAACACAGTGATGCTTTTCAATTCCTGTAcgatattgcaaatattaaaaaagatttttcaaaggAAAGTCTTagagaaaaatgtttaaatcttcaaaaaatattaagcaCAGATACTTCTGCAGATATTGATGGCATGGAATTATTAGATGAATTGCTTGTATTGTCTGAATTAATTGAACCAAAAATGTCACCATTAAAAGAACTAGAGtttattttaagaaacaatAATTTCACTCCAAATGTTTCTATTGCTTTACAAATTCTGTTAAAACAGCCAGTATCAGTTGCATCTGGAGAGCGTagtttttcaaaactgaaattaattaaagattACTTAAGATCTACTATGTCACAAAATTGTTTGACaggtctttttttaatttccatagAAAGTGATATAgctaaaaaattagattttactgaactattgtataaattatag
- the LOC100197652 gene encoding single-stranded DNA-binding protein 2 isoform X4, protein MFSEASEHKMNDNTAEQKIEHDKIFANKANERISKGSTSSNGSVSSFASSSLENQAKEKLALYVYEYLLHQGATRAAQTFLSEIQWEKNISLGEPPGFLHSWWCVFWDLYCAAPERQDPHNHSPEAKAFHDLNSGNLPSPSYIPQPNNDMSSISGMQANYFQFMNNRYSQARTPSMRMPNQGMGPGVNQSPYTSLDPTCQQQASGTYQNAATMMNAMRGFNNGMPSVPHTYGHMAQMNNTSLMGVGPIGPSSMQMGPRPAWNTSSSSFGIDNPDPIKIEPHEGLDDIPVECNESAEIQRIKESMKEEVKKFESENNQYYKMH, encoded by the exons atgttttcgGAAGCCAGTGAACACAAAATGAACGATAACACCGCAGAGCAGAAAATTGAACatgataaaatatttgctaATAAAGCTAATGAACGAATTAGCAAAGGAAGTACAAGTAGCAATGGATCAGTATCATCATTTGCAAGTTCGAGCTTAGAAAACCAAGCCAaagaaaa attagcACTCTATGTCTATGAGTATTTGTTACATCAAGGTGCAACACGTGCTGCACAAACATTTCTTAGTGAG ataCAATGGGAAAAGAACATATCTTTAGGTGAACCCCCTGGTTTTCTTCATTCATGGTGGTG cgtTTTTTGGGACCTTTACTGTGCAGCACCAGAAAGACAAGACCCACACAATCATAGTCCCGAAGCAAAAGCCTTTCATGACCTC aactCTGGTAATCTACCATCACCAAGCTATATTCCACAACCCAATAATGACATGTCATCAATAAGTGGAATGCAAGCTAATTATTTTCAA TTTATGAATAATCGCTATTCACAAGCACGGACTCCTTCGATGAGAATGCCTAATCAG GGAATGGGACCAGGTGTTAATCAATCACCGTACACCTCATTAGATCCAACTTGTCAGCAGCAAGCATCTGGAACTTACCAAAATG CAGCTACAATGATGAATGCTATGCGCGGTTTTAACAATGGAATGCCATCAGTTCCTCAT acttATGGACACATGGCACAAATGAATAATACTTCATTGATGGGAGTTGGTCCAATTGGACCTTCTTCTATGCaaat GGGACCTCGACCTGCATGGAATACCTCTTCATCGTCT TTTGGCATTGATAATCCGGATCCTATAAAGATAG aaCCTCACGAAGGATTAGACGATATTCCTGTT GAATGCAACGAGTCTGCTGAAATACAACGAATAAAAGAATCAATGAAAGAAGAAGTCAAAAAATTCGAGTCCGAGAATAATCAATACTATAAGATGCACtga
- the LOC100197652 gene encoding single-stranded DNA-binding protein 2 isoform X6 has product MFSEASEHKMNDNTAEQKIEHDKIFANKANERISKGSTSSNGSVSSFASSSLENQAKEKLALYVYEYLLHQGATRAAQTFLSEIQWEKNISLGEPPGFLHSWWCVFWDLYCAAPERQDPHNHSPEAKAFHDLNSGNLPSPSYIPQPNNDMSSISGMQANYFQFMNNRYSQARTPSMRMPNQGMGPGVNQSPYTSLDPTCQQQASGTYQNAATMMNAMRGFNNGMPSVPHTYGHMAQMNNTSLMGVGPIGPSSMQMGPRPAWNTSSSSTSQKTLSQDSNLSIKFQLYFVREGGKGVGIL; this is encoded by the exons atgttttcgGAAGCCAGTGAACACAAAATGAACGATAACACCGCAGAGCAGAAAATTGAACatgataaaatatttgctaATAAAGCTAATGAACGAATTAGCAAAGGAAGTACAAGTAGCAATGGATCAGTATCATCATTTGCAAGTTCGAGCTTAGAAAACCAAGCCAaagaaaa attagcACTCTATGTCTATGAGTATTTGTTACATCAAGGTGCAACACGTGCTGCACAAACATTTCTTAGTGAG ataCAATGGGAAAAGAACATATCTTTAGGTGAACCCCCTGGTTTTCTTCATTCATGGTGGTG cgtTTTTTGGGACCTTTACTGTGCAGCACCAGAAAGACAAGACCCACACAATCATAGTCCCGAAGCAAAAGCCTTTCATGACCTC aactCTGGTAATCTACCATCACCAAGCTATATTCCACAACCCAATAATGACATGTCATCAATAAGTGGAATGCAAGCTAATTATTTTCAA TTTATGAATAATCGCTATTCACAAGCACGGACTCCTTCGATGAGAATGCCTAATCAG GGAATGGGACCAGGTGTTAATCAATCACCGTACACCTCATTAGATCCAACTTGTCAGCAGCAAGCATCTGGAACTTACCAAAATG CAGCTACAATGATGAATGCTATGCGCGGTTTTAACAATGGAATGCCATCAGTTCCTCAT acttATGGACACATGGCACAAATGAATAATACTTCATTGATGGGAGTTGGTCCAATTGGACCTTCTTCTATGCaaat GGGACCTCGACCTGCATGGAATACCTCTTCATCGTCT acaTCACAAAAGACATTAAGTCAgg attCCAATCTCTCAATTAAATTCCAACTGTATTTTGTCAGGGAGGGAGGGAAGGGTGTAGGAATTTTGTGA
- the LOC100197652 gene encoding single-stranded DNA-binding protein 2 isoform X5 — protein MFSEASEHKMNDNTAEQKIEHDKIFANKANERISKGSTSSNGSVSSFASSSLENQAKEKLALYVYEYLLHQGATRAAQTFLSEIQWEKNISLGEPPGFLHSWWCVFWDLYCAAPERQDPHNHSPEAKAFHDLNSGNLPSPSYIPQPNNDMSSISGMQANYFQFMNNRYSQARTPSMRMPNQGMGPGVNQSPYTSLDPTCQQQASGTYQNATMMNAMRGFNNGMPSVPHTYGHMAQMNNTSLMGVGPIGPSSMQMGPRPAWNTSSSSFGIDNPDPIKIEPHEGLDDIPVECNESAEIQRIKESMKEEVKKFESENNQYYKMH, from the exons atgttttcgGAAGCCAGTGAACACAAAATGAACGATAACACCGCAGAGCAGAAAATTGAACatgataaaatatttgctaATAAAGCTAATGAACGAATTAGCAAAGGAAGTACAAGTAGCAATGGATCAGTATCATCATTTGCAAGTTCGAGCTTAGAAAACCAAGCCAaagaaaa attagcACTCTATGTCTATGAGTATTTGTTACATCAAGGTGCAACACGTGCTGCACAAACATTTCTTAGTGAG ataCAATGGGAAAAGAACATATCTTTAGGTGAACCCCCTGGTTTTCTTCATTCATGGTGGTG cgtTTTTTGGGACCTTTACTGTGCAGCACCAGAAAGACAAGACCCACACAATCATAGTCCCGAAGCAAAAGCCTTTCATGACCTC aactCTGGTAATCTACCATCACCAAGCTATATTCCACAACCCAATAATGACATGTCATCAATAAGTGGAATGCAAGCTAATTATTTTCAA TTTATGAATAATCGCTATTCACAAGCACGGACTCCTTCGATGAGAATGCCTAATCAG GGAATGGGACCAGGTGTTAATCAATCACCGTACACCTCATTAGATCCAACTTGTCAGCAGCAAGCATCTGGAACTTACCAAAATG CTACAATGATGAATGCTATGCGCGGTTTTAACAATGGAATGCCATCAGTTCCTCAT acttATGGACACATGGCACAAATGAATAATACTTCATTGATGGGAGTTGGTCCAATTGGACCTTCTTCTATGCaaat GGGACCTCGACCTGCATGGAATACCTCTTCATCGTCT TTTGGCATTGATAATCCGGATCCTATAAAGATAG aaCCTCACGAAGGATTAGACGATATTCCTGTT GAATGCAACGAGTCTGCTGAAATACAACGAATAAAAGAATCAATGAAAGAAGAAGTCAAAAAATTCGAGTCCGAGAATAATCAATACTATAAGATGCACtga